A window from Cotesia glomerata isolate CgM1 unplaced genomic scaffold, MPM_Cglom_v2.3 scaffold_14, whole genome shotgun sequence encodes these proteins:
- the LOC123273804 gene encoding uncharacterized protein LOC123273804 has translation MLKTRYVDDIYGGADNEEDAIKAAVQTKALCAAGCFPLAKWASNSPRLLVEVAPEKQLDTPLKEISDAPVKVLGMYWNSRTDALQFKYTLPPEMPKTKRAILSEIAKLYDPLGLLAPIVVKAKIFMQNLWLDRVSWDEQLSPSLIHKWTRYREDLRNIESIRIPRWNNIAPGASMELHGFLDASQNAMAATVYLRVTDADGNTKVSLLCSKTQVAPLKTMTIPRLELSAAWLLTQLILHVKEVQSLENVRINLWTDSAVTLAWIKSPAIRWKPFVRNRVGKIQETLRDVSWKFIPGKQNPADCASRGIPTLKLKHHALWWHGPTWLHEPESSLPTLEPPTDNATHREERQGLTLVTWKAENCLLQQLLSHYTQLFPLLRKLSIWHRAIDRFKRVPQSSLAYPLTPSDLERAQLTLIKFTQGQYFAREIHTLQDGDGLPKNNSISKLTPFIDHQGVLRVGGRLKNALLDPEERHPAILPRQ, from the coding sequence ATGTTGAAAACACGCTACGTAGATGACATCTACGGTGGAGCAGACAACGAAGAAGACGCTATCAAGGCTGCAGTACAAACAAAAGCTCTGTGTGCAGCAGGCTGCTTCCCGCTTGCCAAATGGGCTAGCAATAGCCCACGGTTACTCGTTGAAGTCGCTCCAGAAAAGCAGCTGGATACACCGCTTAAAGAAATCAGTGATGCACCAGTTAAAGTCCTGGGCATGTACTGGAATTCACGCACTGACGCTCTCCAGTTCAAGTACACGCTACCGCCAGAGATGCCCAAGACAAAAAGAGCTATATTGTCTGAAATCGCTAAGCTGTATGATCCGCTAGGACTTCTCGCACCAATAGTCGTCAAAGCCAAGATCTTTATGCAAAACCTGTGGCTAGATAGAGTGTCATGGGATGAACAATTGTCACCATCACTCATTCACAAATGGACTAGATACCGCGAGGATCTTCGAAACATCGAATCCATCCGCATTCCACGCTGGAATAATATAGCACCTGGAGCATCTATGGAATTGCACGGGTTCTTAGATGCTTCGCAAAACGCTATGGCTGCCACTGTTTATTTGAGAGTCACTGACGCTGATGGGAACACAAAGGTCTCACTTCTGTGTTCAAAAACGCAAGTAGCACCGCTGAAGACCATGACAATCCCACGCTTGGAATTATCTGCCGCATGGTTGCTAACACAACTGATACTTCATGTTAAAGAAGTTCAGTCGCTTGAAAATGTCAGGATCAATCTCTGGACTGACTCCGCCGTGACTCTCGCATGGATTAAAAGTCCAGCAATCCGCTGGAAGCCATTCGTCCGCAATAGAGTGGGAAAAATCCAAGAAACGCTTCGAGATGTCTCCTGGAAATTTATTCCAGGAAAACAAAACCCCGCTGACTGCGCTTCAAGAGGTATACCTACGCTAAAACTGAAACATCACGCTCTCTGGTGGCATGGACCAACTTGGCTTCATGAACCAGAATCCTCTTTGCCCACTCTGGAGCCTCCAACCGACAACGCAACACATCGAGAAGAACGCCAAGGTCTGACACTAGTAACTTGGAAAGCAGAAAATTGCCTGCTCCAACAATTACTGTCGCATTACACGCAGCTGTTTCCACTGCTACGGAAGCTTAGCATCTGGCATCGTGCCATCGACCGCTTTAAAAGAGTTCCACAATCTTCGCTGGCCTACCCGCTTACTCCATCAGACCTGGAGCGCGCTCAATTGACCTTGATTAAGTTCACTCAAGGACAATACTTCGCTAGAGAGATTCACACGCTACAAGATGGTGATGGTCTGCCTAAAAATAACAGCATCAGTAAGCTGACTCCGTTTATCGACCATCAGGGGGTCCTGAGAGTCGGTGGCCGCTTGAAAAACGCATTGCTGGACCCAGAAGAGAGGCATCCAGCGATTCTACCACGACAATAA
- the LOC123273803 gene encoding uncharacterized protein LOC123273803 has protein sequence MCQLPAARVQPTRAFLHTGLDYAGPITLKTFQGRGAKTYKGWIAVFVCMFSSAVHLELVTDYTAAAFIAAYRRFTSRRGICHTLYSDCGTNFVGADKELKRLFAAGSRTLRELSTLIAQDGTNWKFNLPGAPHFGGKWEAAVKSIKFHLRRTIGDSLLTLEQYSTLLAQIEAILNSRPLTPLNEDPADLAVLTPGHFLIGQSLTAIPEPSLTDLQPALLSHWEQVQQMVQHFWKRYYQDCIHRYQAILKWHHRRNPIKVGSVVLITTEDLPPTKWPLTKVIAVHPGEDGQIRVVTVKTVNTELVRPITKLCVLPLTHEEDDLVDAAANPGENVR, from the coding sequence ATGTGTCAACTACCCGCCGCACGAGTACAGCCAACTCGAGCCTTCTTGCATACAGGACTCGACTACGCTGGACCTATCACGCTAAAAACGTTTCAAGGACGTGGAGCAAAAACATACAAAGGCTGGATTGCAGTCTTTGTATGCATGTTCAGTTCAGCTGTACATTTAGAGCTAGTAACAGACTACACCGCTGCCGCTTTCATCGCCGCTTATCGCCGCTTCACCAGTCGCCGAGGTATCTGCCACACGCTATATTCAGACTGTGGAACCAATTTTGTAGGAGCAGATAAAGAGCTGAAACGACTATTCGCTGCAGGATCCCGCACATTACGAGAATTATCAACCTTGATCGCTCAAGATGGCACGAACTGGAAATTCAATTTGCCTGGAGCTCCACATTTTGGAGGAAAATGGGAAGCCGCTGtgaaatctatcaaatttcaCCTTCGAAGAACAATCGGAGACTCGCTATTGACGCTTGAGCAATATTCAACGCTACTGGCTCAAATTGAAGCCATATTGAATTCCAGACCGCTCACACCGCTGAATGAAGATCCTGCTGACCTGGCTGTACTGACTCCAGGTCACTTCTTAATCGGACAGTCACTGACCGCTATCCCAGAGCCATCGCTGACAGATTTACAACCTGCTCTGCTCTCGCACTGGGAACAAGTCCAGCAAATGGTTCAACATTTCTGGAAACGCTACTACCAGGACTGCATCCACCGCTACCAGGCCATTTTAAAGTGGCATCATCGACGCAACCCGATCAAGGTGGGTTCAGTTGTACTGATCACCACTGAGGATCTCCCGCCAACCAAGTGGCCATTAACCAAAGTAATTGCTGTCCATCCAGGTGAGGATGGACAAATCCGCGTAGTAACTGTTAAGACAGTTAACACAGAGCTGGTACGTCCAATTACAAAGCTCTGTGTCCTGCCGCTAACGCATGAAGAAGATGATCTTGTCGACGCAGCCGCCAAC
- the LOC123273805 gene encoding uncharacterized protein LOC123273805 → MHYLKTFTKDEAHQLIGNMSSTDESFEPAWNLLKSRYSNPRRVVSSHLEDLLVGESVPARSAAKLDSLLLSNQKALDSIKAQGVPVDHWDLIIIHLTLRRLPPAVREDWETSLGLTDNMPTYVQLHEFLKSKVRAWENLEPASEPKKQSEGHKSGGSRSNKPQKTTSSYTATQYKAKPRRNCSLCPEEHYMLFCPIFNAATLEERIDIVEKYRLCYNCLGPHRVADCKTAQGCRKCSQRHHTSIHRDTPPKSAPQTLADNTQDPLSAQVLLATALVQVRPHHGNPITARVLIDQGSELSFMRQSLFKKLGQPLQRDMVMLKGIGNVTAGSSLGVSTIELRSLCTTASMHVSMHILPTLTVDLPSFVIADPKWPHLENLKLADPQYLQPRPVDIILGASPAAQIMNAEIQQGPRNAPIAQSTTLGWIVYGAVTAKHASTSHAALHASEEVPSGNSPLNTAEEDECEIHFRQTHYRQPDGRYVVRLPLKALESQLGDSINAAMGSLRRLITRLSREREYSDMYRAFMAEYIQLGHMIRVPVNELPANAYFLPHHGVLELDSATTKLRTVFNGSCATSTGISLNDILHAGPKTQIDIFDVMLRIRCSRILFATDITKMFRQIEVDSLDWPLQCILWIDENDLIDAYCLKTVTYGTASAPFNAVRVLIQLVKDE, encoded by the exons ATGCATTATTTGAAGACATTCACCAAAGATGAAGCACACCAGCTTATTGGAAACATGTCATCCACTGATGAGTCATTTGAGCCCGCATGGAACCTTTTGAAAAGCCGCTATTCCAATCCTCGCCGCGTTGTATCATCACATCTTGAAGACCTGCTGGTTGGTGAGTCTGTTCCCGCTAGATCAGCCGCTAAATTGGATTCCTTGTTACTATCCAACCAAAAGGCTCTGGATTCCATCAAGGCCCAAGGAGTTCCAGTAGATCACTGGGACCTGATAATCATACACCTGACGCTACGCCGCTTGCCGCCCGCCGTTAGAGAAGATTGGGAGACCAGCCTGGGTCTTACTGATAACATGCCGACTTACGTTCAGCTCCACGAGTTTCTCAAGTCCAAAGTCAGGGCTTGGGAGAACTTGGAACCCGCTTCGGAACCCAAGAAGCAATCTGAAGGTCATAAATCCGGAGGCTCACGCAGTAATAAACCTCAGAAGACAACATCCTCTTACACCGCTACTCAATACAAAGCAAAGCCCAGAAGAAATTGCTCGCTGTGCCCTGAGGAACATTACATGTTGTTCTGTCCAATCTTTAATGCCGCTACTTTGGAGGAACGAATCGACATAGTCGAAAAATACCGCCTGTGCTACAATTGCTTGGGCCCGCATCGCGTCGCTGATTGTAAGACCGCTCAAGGATGCAGGAAGTGCAGTCAACGTCATCATACTTCCATCCATCGAGATACACCGCCTAAATCTGCACCACAGACACTTGCAGACAACACACAAG ATCCGCTTTCCGCTCAAGTATTGCTAGCTACCGCTTTAGTCCAGGTCCGCCCACATCATGGTAATCCAATCACCGCCAGAGTGTTGATTGATCAAGGTTCAGAGCTCTCATTTATGAGACAGTCGCTCTTCAAGAAGCTTGGACAACCGCTACAACGTGACATGGTCATGCTCAAGGGCATTGGCAATGTCACCGCAGGAAGCTCACTAGGTGTGAGCACAATTGAGCTTCGTTCGCTGTGTACGACCGCATCAATGCATGTCAGCATGCATATTCTACCAACACTGACGGTAGATCTTCCATCGTTCGTGATCGCTGATCCGAAATGGCCGCATCTTGAGAATCTCAAGCTCGCTGACCCGCAGTATCTACAGCCACGCCCTGTAGATATTATTCTAGGTGCATCACCAGCCGCACAGATCATGAACGCAGAGATTCAACAAGGACCTCGCAATGCTCCTATTGCACAATCCACCACGCTTGGTTGGATTGTCTATGGGGCTGTCACCGCTAAACACGCTTCAACATCACACGCAGCACTACATGCGTCA GAAGAAGTTCCATCAGGAAATTCACCGCTCAACACCGCTGAAGAAGACGAATGTGAAATTCACTTTCGTCAAACGCATTATCGACAGCCTGATGGACGCTACGTAGTGAGATTACCGCTTAAGGCCCTTGAGAGTCAACTTGGCGACTCTATCAACGCAGCTATGGGGTCACTCCGCAGATTAATAACTCGCTTGTCGCGAGAAAGAGAATATTCTGACATGTATCGTGCATTCATGGCAGAATACATTCAACTAGGACACATGATACGAGTACCAGTCAACGAATTGCCCGCAAACGCTTACTTCTTGCCTCACCATGGGGTATTGGAGCTTGATAGTGCCACTACGAAGCTCCGCACAGTGTTCAATGGTTCCTGTGCAACATCTACAGGAATTTCATTGAACGACATTCTCCACGCAGGACCCAAAAcgcaaattgacatttttgatgtGATGTTGAGAATCCGTTGCAGCAGGATTCTATTCGCTACTGACATCACCAAGATGTTCAGACAGATTGAGGTCGACTCGCTTGATTGGCCGCTTCAGTGCATTCTCTGGATAGATGAGAATGACTTAATAGACGCTTACTGTCTCAAGACAGTCACATACGGAACCGCTAGTGCACCTTTTAACGCAGTACGTGTGCTTATCCAACTAGTAAAGGATGAATGA